A stretch of Chloracidobacterium validum DNA encodes these proteins:
- a CDS encoding alpha/beta fold hydrolase, giving the protein MPHITTNGVQLYVEDTGGDRPAVLFIAGLGYDEWFWAQSVAPYLRDDYRLVMPANRGAGRSDKPAGPYTTAQMAADMLGLLDALALEQVIVVGHSLGGFIAQELTLAAPNRVRKLVLAGTSFGGPQSIPPTPAALAVLMLDRTLDPMELIRRGLETAVAPAFLAAKPPMLDALIAYRLTTPVPPEAFQSQLMAGAAHDAADRIAAIGCPTLLVAGELDQVVPPGNVALLQAKLPQAESVVIPDAGHLFPIEKPQETATALADFFRR; this is encoded by the coding sequence ATGCCACACATCACGACCAACGGCGTGCAACTCTACGTGGAAGACACCGGTGGTGACCGCCCGGCGGTGCTGTTCATTGCCGGGCTGGGGTATGACGAGTGGTTCTGGGCGCAGTCGGTTGCCCCCTACCTGCGGGATGACTACCGACTGGTGATGCCGGCCAACCGCGGCGCCGGTCGGAGCGACAAGCCGGCCGGCCCCTACACAACGGCCCAGATGGCGGCCGACATGCTCGGTCTGCTGGACGCGCTGGCGCTCGAACAGGTCATCGTCGTCGGGCATTCGCTTGGCGGCTTCATTGCGCAGGAACTTACCCTGGCCGCTCCCAACCGGGTGCGCAAACTCGTGCTGGCCGGAACGAGCTTTGGCGGTCCGCAGTCCATCCCACCTACACCGGCCGCCCTGGCAGTGCTGATGCTCGACCGGACGCTTGACCCGATGGAACTCATTCGGCGGGGACTAGAGACGGCCGTCGCCCCGGCGTTTCTCGCCGCCAAGCCGCCCATGCTCGACGCCCTGATTGCCTACCGGCTCACAACACCCGTGCCGCCTGAAGCCTTCCAAAGCCAGTTGATGGCCGGGGCCGCCCACGATGCTGCCGACCGCATCGCGGCCATCGGCTGTCCGACGCTGCTGGTGGCCGGCGAACTCGACCAAGTCGTTCCACCGGGCAACGTCGCCTTGCTCCAGGCCAAGCTTCCCCAGGCCGAGTCGGTGGTGATTCCCGACGCCGGCCACCTGTTCCCCATCGAAAAACCCCAGGAAACGGCAACGGCCCTGGCCGACTTTTTCCGC